From Phalacrocorax carbo chromosome 6, bPhaCar2.1, whole genome shotgun sequence, a single genomic window includes:
- the DDX59 gene encoding probable ATP-dependent RNA helicase DDX59 isoform X3, whose product MRTAPRPRGLLRVYGSMFLPRSLKVKRTADDDRSGIAKKNKLSYGGSLLEETTEFQDCKSVRTETSASRCNLNEAVQERTEPVAGDLGVATTALGKDNQNTDEGSSSEEPIKSFSKSQRWAEPGEPVCVVCGRYGEYICDKTDEDVCSLECKAKHLLQSQEKEKKLNSDQFTNAESQAETHLLNMPYSYKDHSFILGLRDEQIENLKLQLGIAVQGQQVPRPIVEFEHCGFPETLNYNLKNSGYEVPTPIQMQMIPVGLLGRDIVASADTGSGKTAAFLLPVIMKVLKETETPSALILAPTRELAIQIERQAKELMAGLPNMRTVLLVGGLPLPPQLHRLKQSVKVIIATPGRLLEILKQSSLQLHGIKIVVVDEVDTMLKMGFQQQVLDILEDISHDHQTILVSATIPVGIEHLANQLLHNFVRITIGEKNLPCSNVRQIILWVEEPSKKKKLFEILNDKKLFKPPVLVFVDCKLGADLLSDAVHKITGLQCTAMHSEKSQVERTDILQGLLQEKYEVIVSTGVLGRGLDLVNVKLVVNFDMPSSMDEYVHQVGRAGRLGHSGTAITFINNNSKKLFWDVVKRVKPTGTILPPQLLNSPYLHDQKRREQQRLKQLQNSLVTGDNIMDIIRKHDRNSSQRKWDQISRPFMC is encoded by the exons ATGAGAACGGCCCCGCGCCCTCGTGGCCTCCTGCGGG TGTATGGAAGCATGTTTTTACCAAGATCTCTTAAAGTCAAGAGGACTGCTGATGATGACAGAAGCGGTAtagctaagaaaaataaattgtcttATGGAGGATCTTTGCTAGAGGAGACAACTGAGTTCCAAGACTGTAAGTCAGTTAGAACAGAAACTTCTGCTTCAAGATGCAATTTGAATGAAGCTGTACAAGAACGCACGGAACCTGTAGCTGGAGATCTCGGTGTTGCTACTACAGCTTTGGGAAAGGACAACCAAAATACTGATGAAGGTAGCTCTTCGGAAGAACCCATAAAATCCTTCAGCAAGTCCCAGCGTTGGGCAGAACCTGGAGAACCTGTATGTGTTGTGTGTGGTCGCTATGGAGAATATATCTGCGACAAAACGGATGAAGATGTTTGTAGCTTGGAATGTAAAGCCAAACACCTTCTACAAtctcaagaaaaggaaaaaaagctaaattcTGATCAATTCACAAACGCAGAATCTCAAGCAGAAACTCACCTGCTTAATATGCCTTATTCCTATAAGGATCATTCCTTTATTTTAGGTTTGCGAGATGAACAGATTGAGAACCTTAAACTGCAGCTAGGTATTGCTGTCCAGGGACAGCAGGTTCCAAGACCTATTGTAGAGTTTGAACACTGTGGTTTTCCTGAAACTTTAAACTATAATTTAAAGAATTCTGGCTATGAGGTCCCAACTCCCATCCAAATGCAAATGATCCCTGTTGGACTGTTAGGGAGGGATATTGTGGCTAGCGCAGACACAGGCTCCggaaaaacagcagctttcctaCTCCCTGTTATTATGAAGGTTTTGAAAGAG ACAGAAACTCCATCTGCCCTTATTTTGGCACCGACAAGGGAGTTAGCAATTCAGATAGAGAGACAAGCTAAAGAGCTGATGGCTGGTTTACCAAACATGAGAACAGTTCTCCTGGTAGGAGGTTTACCACTGCCACCACAGCTTCACCGTCTCAAGCAAAGTGTTAAG gTTATAATAGCAACACCTGGAAGACTTCTCGAGATTTTAAAGCAAAGTTCTCTTCAGCTGCATGGTATAAAAATTGTAGTGGTGGATGAA GTGGATACCATGTTAAAAATGGGTTTCCAGCAGCAAGTGTTGGATATTTTGGAAGACATCTCTCACGATCATCAAACCATACTGGTGTCAGCCACGATTCCAGTGGGCATTGAACACTTAGCAAATCAGCTTCTGCACAATTTTGTAAGAATAACAATTGGAGAAAAGAATCTGCCATGTTCTAATGTTCGCCAAATTATCTTGTGGGTAGAAGAAccatctaaaaagaaaaagctgtttgaaatACTAAAT GATAAGAAACTCTTCAAGCCTCCAGTGTTGGTATTTGTGGACTGTAAGCTAGGAGCAGATCTGTTGAGTGATGCTGTTCATAAGATTACAGGATTGCAATGTACAGCTATGCATTCTGAAAAGTCTCAGGTGGAAAGAACAGACATATTACAG GGATTACTTCAAGAGAAGTATGAAGTTATAGTAAGTACTGGAGTCCTTGGACGAGGGCTTGACCTTGTCAATGTCAAACTGGTAGTCAATTTTGATATGCCTTCAAGTATGGATGAATATGTACATCAG gttGGAAGAGCGGGGAGGTTGGGTCATAGTGGAACTGCAATTACTTTTATCAATAACAACAGCAAGAAACTCTTCTGGGATGTTGTGAAGAGGGTAAAACCAACAGGCACCATTCTTCCCCCACAGCTGCTTAATTCCCCGTATCTTCATGACCAAAAGAGAAGGGAACAACAGAGACTTAAACAATTACAGAATAGTCTTGTAACGGGAGATAATATTATGGACATTATTAGAAAACATGACAGAAATAGTTCTCAGAG gaaatgggACCAGATATCAAGACCTTTCATGTGCTGA
- the DDX59 gene encoding probable ATP-dependent RNA helicase DDX59 isoform X4 — protein sequence MHVYGSMFLPRSLKVKRTADDDRSGIAKKNKLSYGGSLLEETTEFQDCKSVRTETSASRCNLNEAVQERTEPVAGDLGVATTALGKDNQNTDEGSSSEEPIKSFSKSQRWAEPGEPVCVVCGRYGEYICDKTDEDVCSLECKAKHLLQSQEKEKKLNSDQFTNAESQAETHLLNMPYSYKDHSFILGLRDEQIENLKLQLGIAVQGQQVPRPIVEFEHCGFPETLNYNLKNSGYEVPTPIQMQMIPVGLLGRDIVASADTGSGKTAAFLLPVIMKVLKETETPSALILAPTRELAIQIERQAKELMAGLPNMRTVLLVGGLPLPPQLHRLKQSVKVIIATPGRLLEILKQSSLQLHGIKIVVVDEVDTMLKMGFQQQVLDILEDISHDHQTILVSATIPVGIEHLANQLLHNFVRITIGEKNLPCSNVRQIILWVEEPSKKKKLFEILNDKKLFKPPVLVFVDCKLGADLLSDAVHKITGLQCTAMHSEKSQVERTDILQGLLQEKYEVIVSTGVLGRGLDLVNVKLVVNFDMPSSMDEYVHQVGRAGRLGHSGTAITFINNNSKKLFWDVVKRVKPTGTILPPQLLNSPYLHDQKRREQQRLKQLQNSLVTGDNIMDIIRKHDRNSSQRKWDQISRPFMC from the exons ATGCACG TGTATGGAAGCATGTTTTTACCAAGATCTCTTAAAGTCAAGAGGACTGCTGATGATGACAGAAGCGGTAtagctaagaaaaataaattgtcttATGGAGGATCTTTGCTAGAGGAGACAACTGAGTTCCAAGACTGTAAGTCAGTTAGAACAGAAACTTCTGCTTCAAGATGCAATTTGAATGAAGCTGTACAAGAACGCACGGAACCTGTAGCTGGAGATCTCGGTGTTGCTACTACAGCTTTGGGAAAGGACAACCAAAATACTGATGAAGGTAGCTCTTCGGAAGAACCCATAAAATCCTTCAGCAAGTCCCAGCGTTGGGCAGAACCTGGAGAACCTGTATGTGTTGTGTGTGGTCGCTATGGAGAATATATCTGCGACAAAACGGATGAAGATGTTTGTAGCTTGGAATGTAAAGCCAAACACCTTCTACAAtctcaagaaaaggaaaaaaagctaaattcTGATCAATTCACAAACGCAGAATCTCAAGCAGAAACTCACCTGCTTAATATGCCTTATTCCTATAAGGATCATTCCTTTATTTTAGGTTTGCGAGATGAACAGATTGAGAACCTTAAACTGCAGCTAGGTATTGCTGTCCAGGGACAGCAGGTTCCAAGACCTATTGTAGAGTTTGAACACTGTGGTTTTCCTGAAACTTTAAACTATAATTTAAAGAATTCTGGCTATGAGGTCCCAACTCCCATCCAAATGCAAATGATCCCTGTTGGACTGTTAGGGAGGGATATTGTGGCTAGCGCAGACACAGGCTCCggaaaaacagcagctttcctaCTCCCTGTTATTATGAAGGTTTTGAAAGAG ACAGAAACTCCATCTGCCCTTATTTTGGCACCGACAAGGGAGTTAGCAATTCAGATAGAGAGACAAGCTAAAGAGCTGATGGCTGGTTTACCAAACATGAGAACAGTTCTCCTGGTAGGAGGTTTACCACTGCCACCACAGCTTCACCGTCTCAAGCAAAGTGTTAAG gTTATAATAGCAACACCTGGAAGACTTCTCGAGATTTTAAAGCAAAGTTCTCTTCAGCTGCATGGTATAAAAATTGTAGTGGTGGATGAA GTGGATACCATGTTAAAAATGGGTTTCCAGCAGCAAGTGTTGGATATTTTGGAAGACATCTCTCACGATCATCAAACCATACTGGTGTCAGCCACGATTCCAGTGGGCATTGAACACTTAGCAAATCAGCTTCTGCACAATTTTGTAAGAATAACAATTGGAGAAAAGAATCTGCCATGTTCTAATGTTCGCCAAATTATCTTGTGGGTAGAAGAAccatctaaaaagaaaaagctgtttgaaatACTAAAT GATAAGAAACTCTTCAAGCCTCCAGTGTTGGTATTTGTGGACTGTAAGCTAGGAGCAGATCTGTTGAGTGATGCTGTTCATAAGATTACAGGATTGCAATGTACAGCTATGCATTCTGAAAAGTCTCAGGTGGAAAGAACAGACATATTACAG GGATTACTTCAAGAGAAGTATGAAGTTATAGTAAGTACTGGAGTCCTTGGACGAGGGCTTGACCTTGTCAATGTCAAACTGGTAGTCAATTTTGATATGCCTTCAAGTATGGATGAATATGTACATCAG gttGGAAGAGCGGGGAGGTTGGGTCATAGTGGAACTGCAATTACTTTTATCAATAACAACAGCAAGAAACTCTTCTGGGATGTTGTGAAGAGGGTAAAACCAACAGGCACCATTCTTCCCCCACAGCTGCTTAATTCCCCGTATCTTCATGACCAAAAGAGAAGGGAACAACAGAGACTTAAACAATTACAGAATAGTCTTGTAACGGGAGATAATATTATGGACATTATTAGAAAACATGACAGAAATAGTTCTCAGAG gaaatgggACCAGATATCAAGACCTTTCATGTGCTGA
- the DDX59 gene encoding probable ATP-dependent RNA helicase DDX59 isoform X2 — MHVYGSMFLPRSLKVKRTADDDRSGIAKKNKLSYGGSLLEETTEFQDCKSVRTETSASRCNLNEAVQERTEPVAGDLGVATTALGKDNQNTDEGSSSEEPIKSFSKSQRWAEPGEPVCVVCGRYGEYICDKTDEDVCSLECKAKHLLQSQEKEKKLNSDQFTNAESQAETHLLNMPYSYKDHSFILGLRDEQIENLKLQLGIAVQGQQVPRPIVEFEHCGFPETLNYNLKNSGYEVPTPIQMQMIPVGLLGRDIVASADTGSGKTAAFLLPVIMKVLKETETPSALILAPTRELAIQIERQAKELMAGLPNMRTVLLVGGLPLPPQLHRLKQSVKVIIATPGRLLEILKQSSLQLHGIKIVVVDEVDTMLKMGFQQQVLDILEDISHDHQTILVSATIPVGIEHLANQLLHNFVRITIGEKNLPCSNVRQIILWVEEPSKKKKLFEILNDKKLFKPPVLVFVDCKLGADLLSDAVHKITGLQCTAMHSEKSQVERTDILQGLLQEKYEVIVSTGVLGRGLDLVNVKLVVNFDMPSSMDEYVHQVGRAGRLGHSGTAITFINNNSKKLFWDVVKRVKPTGTILPPQLLNSPYLHDQKRREQQRLKQLQNSLVTGDNIMDIIRKHDRNSSQR; from the exons ATGCACG TGTATGGAAGCATGTTTTTACCAAGATCTCTTAAAGTCAAGAGGACTGCTGATGATGACAGAAGCGGTAtagctaagaaaaataaattgtcttATGGAGGATCTTTGCTAGAGGAGACAACTGAGTTCCAAGACTGTAAGTCAGTTAGAACAGAAACTTCTGCTTCAAGATGCAATTTGAATGAAGCTGTACAAGAACGCACGGAACCTGTAGCTGGAGATCTCGGTGTTGCTACTACAGCTTTGGGAAAGGACAACCAAAATACTGATGAAGGTAGCTCTTCGGAAGAACCCATAAAATCCTTCAGCAAGTCCCAGCGTTGGGCAGAACCTGGAGAACCTGTATGTGTTGTGTGTGGTCGCTATGGAGAATATATCTGCGACAAAACGGATGAAGATGTTTGTAGCTTGGAATGTAAAGCCAAACACCTTCTACAAtctcaagaaaaggaaaaaaagctaaattcTGATCAATTCACAAACGCAGAATCTCAAGCAGAAACTCACCTGCTTAATATGCCTTATTCCTATAAGGATCATTCCTTTATTTTAGGTTTGCGAGATGAACAGATTGAGAACCTTAAACTGCAGCTAGGTATTGCTGTCCAGGGACAGCAGGTTCCAAGACCTATTGTAGAGTTTGAACACTGTGGTTTTCCTGAAACTTTAAACTATAATTTAAAGAATTCTGGCTATGAGGTCCCAACTCCCATCCAAATGCAAATGATCCCTGTTGGACTGTTAGGGAGGGATATTGTGGCTAGCGCAGACACAGGCTCCggaaaaacagcagctttcctaCTCCCTGTTATTATGAAGGTTTTGAAAGAG ACAGAAACTCCATCTGCCCTTATTTTGGCACCGACAAGGGAGTTAGCAATTCAGATAGAGAGACAAGCTAAAGAGCTGATGGCTGGTTTACCAAACATGAGAACAGTTCTCCTGGTAGGAGGTTTACCACTGCCACCACAGCTTCACCGTCTCAAGCAAAGTGTTAAG gTTATAATAGCAACACCTGGAAGACTTCTCGAGATTTTAAAGCAAAGTTCTCTTCAGCTGCATGGTATAAAAATTGTAGTGGTGGATGAA GTGGATACCATGTTAAAAATGGGTTTCCAGCAGCAAGTGTTGGATATTTTGGAAGACATCTCTCACGATCATCAAACCATACTGGTGTCAGCCACGATTCCAGTGGGCATTGAACACTTAGCAAATCAGCTTCTGCACAATTTTGTAAGAATAACAATTGGAGAAAAGAATCTGCCATGTTCTAATGTTCGCCAAATTATCTTGTGGGTAGAAGAAccatctaaaaagaaaaagctgtttgaaatACTAAAT GATAAGAAACTCTTCAAGCCTCCAGTGTTGGTATTTGTGGACTGTAAGCTAGGAGCAGATCTGTTGAGTGATGCTGTTCATAAGATTACAGGATTGCAATGTACAGCTATGCATTCTGAAAAGTCTCAGGTGGAAAGAACAGACATATTACAG GGATTACTTCAAGAGAAGTATGAAGTTATAGTAAGTACTGGAGTCCTTGGACGAGGGCTTGACCTTGTCAATGTCAAACTGGTAGTCAATTTTGATATGCCTTCAAGTATGGATGAATATGTACATCAG gttGGAAGAGCGGGGAGGTTGGGTCATAGTGGAACTGCAATTACTTTTATCAATAACAACAGCAAGAAACTCTTCTGGGATGTTGTGAAGAGGGTAAAACCAACAGGCACCATTCTTCCCCCACAGCTGCTTAATTCCCCGTATCTTCATGACCAAAAGAGAAGGGAACAACAGAGACTTAAACAATTACAGAATAGTCTTGTAACGGGAGATAATATTATGGACATTATTAGAAAACATGACAGAAATAGTTCTCAGAGGTAA
- the DDX59 gene encoding probable ATP-dependent RNA helicase DDX59 isoform X1: MELPTINVDAFRLMGSMMEEEGVYGSMFLPRSLKVKRTADDDRSGIAKKNKLSYGGSLLEETTEFQDCKSVRTETSASRCNLNEAVQERTEPVAGDLGVATTALGKDNQNTDEGSSSEEPIKSFSKSQRWAEPGEPVCVVCGRYGEYICDKTDEDVCSLECKAKHLLQSQEKEKKLNSDQFTNAESQAETHLLNMPYSYKDHSFILGLRDEQIENLKLQLGIAVQGQQVPRPIVEFEHCGFPETLNYNLKNSGYEVPTPIQMQMIPVGLLGRDIVASADTGSGKTAAFLLPVIMKVLKETETPSALILAPTRELAIQIERQAKELMAGLPNMRTVLLVGGLPLPPQLHRLKQSVKVIIATPGRLLEILKQSSLQLHGIKIVVVDEVDTMLKMGFQQQVLDILEDISHDHQTILVSATIPVGIEHLANQLLHNFVRITIGEKNLPCSNVRQIILWVEEPSKKKKLFEILNDKKLFKPPVLVFVDCKLGADLLSDAVHKITGLQCTAMHSEKSQVERTDILQGLLQEKYEVIVSTGVLGRGLDLVNVKLVVNFDMPSSMDEYVHQVGRAGRLGHSGTAITFINNNSKKLFWDVVKRVKPTGTILPPQLLNSPYLHDQKRREQQRLKQLQNSLVTGDNIMDIIRKHDRNSSQRKWDQISRPFMC; encoded by the exons atggaactcCCCACCATCAATGTGGATGCTTTCAGGCTAATGGGATCAatgatggaggaggagggag TGTATGGAAGCATGTTTTTACCAAGATCTCTTAAAGTCAAGAGGACTGCTGATGATGACAGAAGCGGTAtagctaagaaaaataaattgtcttATGGAGGATCTTTGCTAGAGGAGACAACTGAGTTCCAAGACTGTAAGTCAGTTAGAACAGAAACTTCTGCTTCAAGATGCAATTTGAATGAAGCTGTACAAGAACGCACGGAACCTGTAGCTGGAGATCTCGGTGTTGCTACTACAGCTTTGGGAAAGGACAACCAAAATACTGATGAAGGTAGCTCTTCGGAAGAACCCATAAAATCCTTCAGCAAGTCCCAGCGTTGGGCAGAACCTGGAGAACCTGTATGTGTTGTGTGTGGTCGCTATGGAGAATATATCTGCGACAAAACGGATGAAGATGTTTGTAGCTTGGAATGTAAAGCCAAACACCTTCTACAAtctcaagaaaaggaaaaaaagctaaattcTGATCAATTCACAAACGCAGAATCTCAAGCAGAAACTCACCTGCTTAATATGCCTTATTCCTATAAGGATCATTCCTTTATTTTAGGTTTGCGAGATGAACAGATTGAGAACCTTAAACTGCAGCTAGGTATTGCTGTCCAGGGACAGCAGGTTCCAAGACCTATTGTAGAGTTTGAACACTGTGGTTTTCCTGAAACTTTAAACTATAATTTAAAGAATTCTGGCTATGAGGTCCCAACTCCCATCCAAATGCAAATGATCCCTGTTGGACTGTTAGGGAGGGATATTGTGGCTAGCGCAGACACAGGCTCCggaaaaacagcagctttcctaCTCCCTGTTATTATGAAGGTTTTGAAAGAG ACAGAAACTCCATCTGCCCTTATTTTGGCACCGACAAGGGAGTTAGCAATTCAGATAGAGAGACAAGCTAAAGAGCTGATGGCTGGTTTACCAAACATGAGAACAGTTCTCCTGGTAGGAGGTTTACCACTGCCACCACAGCTTCACCGTCTCAAGCAAAGTGTTAAG gTTATAATAGCAACACCTGGAAGACTTCTCGAGATTTTAAAGCAAAGTTCTCTTCAGCTGCATGGTATAAAAATTGTAGTGGTGGATGAA GTGGATACCATGTTAAAAATGGGTTTCCAGCAGCAAGTGTTGGATATTTTGGAAGACATCTCTCACGATCATCAAACCATACTGGTGTCAGCCACGATTCCAGTGGGCATTGAACACTTAGCAAATCAGCTTCTGCACAATTTTGTAAGAATAACAATTGGAGAAAAGAATCTGCCATGTTCTAATGTTCGCCAAATTATCTTGTGGGTAGAAGAAccatctaaaaagaaaaagctgtttgaaatACTAAAT GATAAGAAACTCTTCAAGCCTCCAGTGTTGGTATTTGTGGACTGTAAGCTAGGAGCAGATCTGTTGAGTGATGCTGTTCATAAGATTACAGGATTGCAATGTACAGCTATGCATTCTGAAAAGTCTCAGGTGGAAAGAACAGACATATTACAG GGATTACTTCAAGAGAAGTATGAAGTTATAGTAAGTACTGGAGTCCTTGGACGAGGGCTTGACCTTGTCAATGTCAAACTGGTAGTCAATTTTGATATGCCTTCAAGTATGGATGAATATGTACATCAG gttGGAAGAGCGGGGAGGTTGGGTCATAGTGGAACTGCAATTACTTTTATCAATAACAACAGCAAGAAACTCTTCTGGGATGTTGTGAAGAGGGTAAAACCAACAGGCACCATTCTTCCCCCACAGCTGCTTAATTCCCCGTATCTTCATGACCAAAAGAGAAGGGAACAACAGAGACTTAAACAATTACAGAATAGTCTTGTAACGGGAGATAATATTATGGACATTATTAGAAAACATGACAGAAATAGTTCTCAGAG gaaatgggACCAGATATCAAGACCTTTCATGTGCTGA
- the LOC135314125 gene encoding atherin-like: MRSPPSAGQPRQAPHAATHPPRDRPAGGAPQPRRARPPPQGEGEEEAAAAGKGDPAGQRLQGPLPRAAHPALPLPEQRPTRAAGPGMEGGMEGGMVGGIPACLPGPSPHPPSHLTRRHPRSAPLRSAQGAARARCLPRLNAPGPQRLAPERTYVRRGRPRAPRPAPPRVSPAPWRCRRRHPAGTRRAGGPALTRPARQSANSAGLGTQRVPQRKPRGADKFGGCRTGKAIESRLVTSPQGAKAALLPQDARVLEEIWHL, translated from the exons ATGA GAAGCCCCCCCTCTGCAGGCCAGCCCCGTCAGGCTCCCCACGCAGCCACACACCCGCCTCGCGACCGCCCCGCCGGAGGCGCCCCTcagccccgccgggcccgcccgccgccgcagGGGGAAGGCGAGGAGgaagcggcggcggccggcAAAGGAGACCCCGCGGGGCAGCGCCTCCAGGGCCCGCTGCCCCGCGCCGCCCACCCAGCTCTGCCGCTCCCGGAACAACGGCCCACCCGTGCCGCGGGCccggggatggagggagggatggagggagggatggttGGAGGGatacctgcctgcctgcctggtcCCTCCCCTCACCCGCCATCCCACCTCACCCGCCGCCACCctcgctccgctccgctccgctccgcacAGGGCGCGGCTCGCGCCCGCTGCCTGCCCCGTTTGAATGCGCCGGGCCCACAGAGATTGGCTCCTGAGAGGACCTACGTCAGAAGGGGGCGGCCGcgcgcgccccgccccgcccccccgcgggTGTCCCCCGCTCCGTGGCGGTGCCGCCGCCGGCACCCCGCGGGCACTCGGCGGGCGGGAGGCCCGGCTCTGACCCGCCCCGCCCGCCAGTCCGCCAACAGCGCCGGCCTCGGAACCCAGCGCGTCCCGCAGCGGAAACCGCGGGGCGCCGACAAGTTTGGTGGCTGCAGGACGGGAAAGGCTATCGAGTCCCGCCTCGTGACGTCCCCGCAAGGAGCAAAAGCTGCTCTCTTGCCGCAGGATGCACGCGTGTTAGAAGAGATCTGGCATTTATAA
- the DDX59 gene encoding probable ATP-dependent RNA helicase DDX59 isoform X5 — MFLPRSLKVKRTADDDRSGIAKKNKLSYGGSLLEETTEFQDCKSVRTETSASRCNLNEAVQERTEPVAGDLGVATTALGKDNQNTDEGSSSEEPIKSFSKSQRWAEPGEPVCVVCGRYGEYICDKTDEDVCSLECKAKHLLQSQEKEKKLNSDQFTNAESQAETHLLNMPYSYKDHSFILGLRDEQIENLKLQLGIAVQGQQVPRPIVEFEHCGFPETLNYNLKNSGYEVPTPIQMQMIPVGLLGRDIVASADTGSGKTAAFLLPVIMKVLKETETPSALILAPTRELAIQIERQAKELMAGLPNMRTVLLVGGLPLPPQLHRLKQSVKVIIATPGRLLEILKQSSLQLHGIKIVVVDEVDTMLKMGFQQQVLDILEDISHDHQTILVSATIPVGIEHLANQLLHNFVRITIGEKNLPCSNVRQIILWVEEPSKKKKLFEILNDKKLFKPPVLVFVDCKLGADLLSDAVHKITGLQCTAMHSEKSQVERTDILQGLLQEKYEVIVSTGVLGRGLDLVNVKLVVNFDMPSSMDEYVHQVGRAGRLGHSGTAITFINNNSKKLFWDVVKRVKPTGTILPPQLLNSPYLHDQKRREQQRLKQLQNSLVTGDNIMDIIRKHDRNSSQRKWDQISRPFMC; from the exons ATGTTTTTACCAAGATCTCTTAAAGTCAAGAGGACTGCTGATGATGACAGAAGCGGTAtagctaagaaaaataaattgtcttATGGAGGATCTTTGCTAGAGGAGACAACTGAGTTCCAAGACTGTAAGTCAGTTAGAACAGAAACTTCTGCTTCAAGATGCAATTTGAATGAAGCTGTACAAGAACGCACGGAACCTGTAGCTGGAGATCTCGGTGTTGCTACTACAGCTTTGGGAAAGGACAACCAAAATACTGATGAAGGTAGCTCTTCGGAAGAACCCATAAAATCCTTCAGCAAGTCCCAGCGTTGGGCAGAACCTGGAGAACCTGTATGTGTTGTGTGTGGTCGCTATGGAGAATATATCTGCGACAAAACGGATGAAGATGTTTGTAGCTTGGAATGTAAAGCCAAACACCTTCTACAAtctcaagaaaaggaaaaaaagctaaattcTGATCAATTCACAAACGCAGAATCTCAAGCAGAAACTCACCTGCTTAATATGCCTTATTCCTATAAGGATCATTCCTTTATTTTAGGTTTGCGAGATGAACAGATTGAGAACCTTAAACTGCAGCTAGGTATTGCTGTCCAGGGACAGCAGGTTCCAAGACCTATTGTAGAGTTTGAACACTGTGGTTTTCCTGAAACTTTAAACTATAATTTAAAGAATTCTGGCTATGAGGTCCCAACTCCCATCCAAATGCAAATGATCCCTGTTGGACTGTTAGGGAGGGATATTGTGGCTAGCGCAGACACAGGCTCCggaaaaacagcagctttcctaCTCCCTGTTATTATGAAGGTTTTGAAAGAG ACAGAAACTCCATCTGCCCTTATTTTGGCACCGACAAGGGAGTTAGCAATTCAGATAGAGAGACAAGCTAAAGAGCTGATGGCTGGTTTACCAAACATGAGAACAGTTCTCCTGGTAGGAGGTTTACCACTGCCACCACAGCTTCACCGTCTCAAGCAAAGTGTTAAG gTTATAATAGCAACACCTGGAAGACTTCTCGAGATTTTAAAGCAAAGTTCTCTTCAGCTGCATGGTATAAAAATTGTAGTGGTGGATGAA GTGGATACCATGTTAAAAATGGGTTTCCAGCAGCAAGTGTTGGATATTTTGGAAGACATCTCTCACGATCATCAAACCATACTGGTGTCAGCCACGATTCCAGTGGGCATTGAACACTTAGCAAATCAGCTTCTGCACAATTTTGTAAGAATAACAATTGGAGAAAAGAATCTGCCATGTTCTAATGTTCGCCAAATTATCTTGTGGGTAGAAGAAccatctaaaaagaaaaagctgtttgaaatACTAAAT GATAAGAAACTCTTCAAGCCTCCAGTGTTGGTATTTGTGGACTGTAAGCTAGGAGCAGATCTGTTGAGTGATGCTGTTCATAAGATTACAGGATTGCAATGTACAGCTATGCATTCTGAAAAGTCTCAGGTGGAAAGAACAGACATATTACAG GGATTACTTCAAGAGAAGTATGAAGTTATAGTAAGTACTGGAGTCCTTGGACGAGGGCTTGACCTTGTCAATGTCAAACTGGTAGTCAATTTTGATATGCCTTCAAGTATGGATGAATATGTACATCAG gttGGAAGAGCGGGGAGGTTGGGTCATAGTGGAACTGCAATTACTTTTATCAATAACAACAGCAAGAAACTCTTCTGGGATGTTGTGAAGAGGGTAAAACCAACAGGCACCATTCTTCCCCCACAGCTGCTTAATTCCCCGTATCTTCATGACCAAAAGAGAAGGGAACAACAGAGACTTAAACAATTACAGAATAGTCTTGTAACGGGAGATAATATTATGGACATTATTAGAAAACATGACAGAAATAGTTCTCAGAG gaaatgggACCAGATATCAAGACCTTTCATGTGCTGA